One Gimesia aquarii DNA segment encodes these proteins:
- a CDS encoding ATP-dependent helicase, with protein sequence MSDIPAELEDLFKQLNPEQQAAACHESGPLLIIAGAGTGKTTTLSHRVAYLIAQGVDPSRILLLTFSRRAANEMIRRVDALLRTLGDGRERSSSARSRSIWGGTFHSTAARLLRRYGQAINLPDDFTIIDRSDAEDLMSSIRSEMELGNNGKKFPRKGTLVEIYSRCVNTCLKLEPILERHYPWCLEHVNDLKKLFQAFVDRKEKQNILDYDDLLLFWHALGSDPAGGKLLRGQFEAILVDEYQDTNVLQSGILKNLSPDGNGLTVVGDDAQSIYSFRAATVRNILDFPEEYPGTTVVTLEENYRSTQPILQATNQIIDEAHERFEKNLWSAKIAGEAPYIIDCSDNNEQADFVVQQVLEHREAGMPLHQQAVLFRASHHSLSLEVELARRNIAYHKYGGLKFIETAHVKDLMAYLRLAENPRDAVSGLRVLTLLPGIGQKKAQQLLNLLADSQFRFDAWLEFKPPAATAEHWPLFVRLMKNLSSPQSEKRGISAEVHQVRTFYAPLLDQQYDNATSRQRDLEQLEQVASRFNSRMSFLEEITLDPPSSTQDVTAASGQDDDDFLVLSTIHSSKGLEWDAVYVLQAADGSIPSEMSLESNDEIDEERRLFYVALTRAKNWLYVCFPHRQYFQNRRWNQAHSYAQLTRFISSKTIPLFQRRPAFNAEDLDTPEDAQIETTAEDIRKNIRNMWSA encoded by the coding sequence ATGTCAGACATTCCAGCAGAACTTGAAGACCTATTTAAACAGCTCAATCCAGAACAGCAGGCAGCCGCCTGTCATGAGTCTGGCCCACTGCTGATTATTGCGGGGGCTGGTACAGGCAAAACGACGACATTGTCACACCGTGTTGCTTATCTGATTGCGCAAGGCGTCGATCCCAGCCGCATCTTACTGCTTACATTCTCTCGGCGGGCTGCGAATGAAATGATTCGTCGTGTCGATGCGCTACTACGTACGTTGGGTGACGGTCGAGAGAGATCGTCCTCTGCACGGTCGCGCAGCATCTGGGGAGGCACATTTCATTCGACGGCCGCCCGATTGCTGAGACGTTATGGGCAAGCCATCAATCTGCCGGATGACTTTACCATCATTGATCGTAGCGATGCCGAAGATTTAATGAGCTCGATTCGCAGCGAAATGGAGTTGGGCAACAACGGTAAGAAGTTCCCCCGTAAAGGGACACTGGTGGAGATTTACAGCCGTTGTGTAAACACCTGTTTGAAGCTGGAGCCGATTCTGGAACGACATTATCCATGGTGCCTGGAGCATGTGAATGACCTCAAAAAACTGTTTCAGGCGTTTGTGGACCGCAAAGAAAAACAGAACATACTCGATTACGACGATTTACTACTCTTCTGGCATGCACTTGGATCTGACCCTGCTGGTGGCAAACTGTTACGTGGCCAGTTCGAAGCGATTCTAGTCGACGAGTATCAGGACACAAATGTTTTGCAGTCAGGCATTTTGAAAAACTTGTCTCCCGACGGAAACGGTCTGACAGTTGTGGGCGATGATGCACAATCGATTTATTCCTTTCGGGCGGCGACCGTGCGGAATATTCTGGACTTCCCGGAAGAATATCCTGGCACAACGGTGGTCACGCTGGAAGAGAATTATCGTAGCACACAACCGATTTTGCAGGCGACGAACCAGATTATCGACGAAGCCCATGAGCGGTTTGAGAAAAATCTCTGGTCAGCGAAAATTGCAGGGGAAGCCCCGTATATCATCGACTGCAGTGATAACAATGAGCAAGCTGATTTTGTTGTACAGCAGGTTCTCGAACATCGAGAGGCTGGCATGCCCCTGCATCAACAGGCGGTTTTGTTTCGAGCCTCGCACCATAGCCTGTCGCTCGAAGTCGAACTGGCGCGACGTAATATTGCCTATCACAAATATGGTGGTTTGAAATTTATTGAAACGGCGCACGTCAAAGATTTAATGGCCTATTTACGACTGGCAGAAAATCCGCGTGATGCCGTTTCCGGTCTGCGAGTTCTGACACTCCTGCCTGGTATCGGTCAGAAGAAAGCACAACAATTATTAAATCTGCTGGCGGATTCCCAGTTTCGATTCGATGCATGGTTGGAATTCAAACCGCCGGCGGCAACCGCCGAGCATTGGCCTTTATTTGTGCGATTGATGAAAAACCTGTCTTCGCCTCAGTCGGAAAAGCGAGGCATTTCAGCCGAAGTTCATCAGGTGCGCACCTTTTATGCGCCGTTACTGGATCAACAGTATGATAACGCGACATCCCGTCAACGCGATCTGGAACAATTGGAACAGGTTGCTAGCCGCTTTAACAGTCGCATGAGTTTTCTGGAAGAGATCACCCTTGATCCTCCCAGTTCCACACAAGATGTCACTGCGGCATCAGGTCAGGACGATGATGATTTTCTTGTTTTGAGTACGATCCACTCTTCGAAAGGGCTGGAGTGGGATGCCGTGTATGTGTTGCAGGCCGCCGATGGCAGCATTCCATCCGAAATGTCATTGGAGAGTAATGACGAAATTGATGAAGAGCGCCGCCTGTTTTATGTAGCACTCACGCGGGCGAAGAACTGGCTTTATGTCTGTTTTCCACATCGGCAGTATTTCCAGAACCGTCGCTGGAATCAGGCACATAGTTATGCACAATTGACGCGGTTTATCTCCTCGAAGACGATTCCACTATTCCAACGTCGGCCTGCTTTCAATGCAGAAGATTTGGACACACCAGAGGACGCGCAGATCGAGACGACGGCGGAAGACATTCGCAAGAATATTCGTAATATGTGGTCTGCCTGA
- a CDS encoding class I SAM-dependent RNA methyltransferase: MSEPITLVATSAFGLEAVISRELKQLGYEDQTVENGRVTFQGDLNAICRCNLWLRSADRVLVCLGEFTAFDFDDLFEEVRDLEWERWMPPSVQFPVRVSTVRSKINSAKNSQKVVKKAIAERLKQHYIKDWFPEDGPLYSVSVSILKDKASVCIDTTGPSLHKRGYRKLTAGAQLKETLAAGLIQLSYWNRERPFIDPCCGSGTIPIEAALIGTNTAPGINRDFTSEGWQQLSAELWEAAREEAHDLMRNDIAFRLQGYDIDPAMIRMARYHAQQSGMEEHIHFQEQPLSELSTPRKYGCLITNPPYGERLGEKEDAEKIYREMKRVCEPLEMWSIYVLTSHPGFERIFGRKARRRKLYNGRIECTYYQFPGPPPPRKKTPWDQATSASKKSTDEKPVDTETANEEE; this comes from the coding sequence ATGTCCGAGCCAATAACTCTCGTAGCCACTTCTGCTTTTGGCCTGGAAGCCGTGATTTCGCGCGAATTAAAACAACTGGGATACGAAGATCAGACGGTCGAAAACGGACGCGTCACATTTCAAGGCGATCTGAATGCCATCTGTCGCTGCAATCTCTGGCTCCGCAGTGCAGACCGAGTGTTGGTATGCCTTGGTGAATTCACGGCCTTTGATTTTGACGATCTGTTTGAGGAGGTCCGAGATCTCGAGTGGGAGCGCTGGATGCCTCCCTCTGTGCAGTTTCCCGTCAGAGTATCGACGGTTCGTTCGAAGATCAACAGCGCTAAAAACTCACAGAAGGTGGTGAAGAAAGCGATTGCCGAACGCTTGAAGCAGCATTACATTAAAGACTGGTTCCCCGAAGATGGTCCCCTGTATTCGGTCAGCGTTTCGATCCTGAAAGATAAAGCATCGGTTTGTATCGACACCACAGGCCCCAGCCTGCACAAGCGCGGCTATCGCAAGTTGACCGCCGGAGCACAATTGAAAGAAACCTTAGCCGCCGGGTTAATTCAATTAAGTTACTGGAATCGTGAACGTCCTTTTATTGACCCGTGTTGCGGTTCAGGAACCATCCCCATCGAAGCCGCCTTAATTGGAACCAATACCGCCCCCGGTATCAATCGCGATTTTACTTCTGAAGGCTGGCAGCAACTTTCTGCTGAGTTATGGGAGGCCGCCCGCGAGGAAGCCCACGATCTGATGCGTAATGACATCGCTTTCCGTTTGCAGGGCTACGATATCGACCCTGCCATGATTCGCATGGCCCGCTATCACGCACAGCAATCAGGGATGGAAGAACACATACACTTTCAAGAACAACCGCTTTCTGAATTAAGCACGCCCCGCAAATATGGTTGCCTGATTACCAATCCTCCATATGGAGAACGCCTGGGTGAGAAAGAAGATGCCGAAAAAATTTATCGCGAAATGAAACGTGTGTGCGAACCGTTAGAAATGTGGTCCATTTATGTACTGACGTCTCATCCCGGTTTTGAGCGCATCTTTGGTCGCAAAGCACGCCGCCGAAAATTATATAACGGCCGCATTGAATGCACGTATTACCAATTTCCTGGCCCACCGCCGCCACGCAAAAAAACACCCTGGGATCAAGCAACCAGTGCCAGTAAAAAATCGACGGATGAAAAGCCAGTCGATACCGAAACGGCAAACGAAGAAGAATAA
- a CDS encoding sugar phosphate isomerase/epimerase family protein, which yields MRNALPPYNRLPRRDFLKQASLNVLAGTALVNGLSEQNTSKAGEQPKTKSGNGYQLGAFTKSFQDMPISDVCRAFQSIGLDGLDLTVRPKGHILPENVEKELPQACAAAKAAGVKVLFLTTMITEPDKNAERILATAQEQGIDRIKIGYYRYKEFGTLAQQLKATSKQIGKVAKLAQKYNVLPCVHVHSNNFLPSHGTQLYQMIQDYSPQEVGAYVDMLHMVKEGSGDGWRQGLDLLAPWIALCAVKNFAWERGEGRDKKGHQKWEVKTVPVADGISPIPDYVDALRKLGYEGIFSLHSEFKGRHSWKQLSTEECLAQTAVDAKYFRSLW from the coding sequence ATGCGGAATGCTCTGCCCCCTTATAATCGGCTCCCTCGCCGTGATTTTTTGAAACAGGCCTCCCTGAACGTTTTAGCGGGTACTGCTCTAGTCAATGGCCTGTCTGAACAAAACACATCAAAGGCGGGGGAGCAGCCCAAAACGAAATCGGGCAATGGTTACCAACTGGGGGCATTTACAAAGAGCTTTCAGGATATGCCTATTTCCGACGTTTGCCGGGCATTCCAATCGATTGGTCTGGACGGTCTTGATCTGACCGTGCGTCCCAAGGGGCATATTTTACCAGAAAATGTAGAAAAAGAACTGCCACAGGCATGTGCTGCGGCCAAAGCGGCAGGCGTCAAAGTTCTCTTTCTGACCACCATGATTACTGAGCCTGACAAAAACGCAGAACGGATTCTGGCAACCGCGCAAGAGCAGGGGATTGATCGAATCAAAATCGGCTACTACCGTTACAAGGAGTTTGGCACGCTGGCTCAGCAGTTAAAAGCAACAAGCAAGCAAATTGGCAAGGTTGCAAAACTGGCACAAAAATATAACGTGTTGCCTTGCGTGCATGTGCACTCGAACAACTTTCTGCCTTCGCATGGAACGCAGTTGTATCAAATGATTCAAGACTATTCGCCTCAGGAGGTCGGCGCGTATGTCGATATGTTGCATATGGTCAAGGAAGGTAGCGGCGATGGCTGGCGTCAGGGACTTGATCTGTTAGCACCCTGGATTGCTCTCTGTGCCGTTAAGAATTTTGCCTGGGAACGAGGCGAGGGACGAGACAAAAAAGGGCATCAGAAGTGGGAAGTCAAGACTGTGCCCGTGGCTGACGGGATTTCACCGATTCCGGATTATGTCGACGCGCTGCGGAAACTAGGTTATGAAGGAATCTTTTCACTTCATAGTGAGTTTAAAGGTCGCCACAGTTGGAAACAGCTTTCAACAGAGGAGTGTCTGGCACAAACGGCCGTAGATGCGAAATATTTTCGTTCGCTGTGGTAA
- a CDS encoding sulfatase, translating to MYVKCLITLLSVLSCLITTRADAASQKPNVVLIMCDDLGWGDTGFNGNKIIQTPHLDEMAKAGVILKRFYAGAPVCSPTRGSCLTGRNPFRYGIVTANKGHMKAQEITLAELLKDHGYRTGHFGKWHLGTLTKTVRESNRGGPKNIKDFSPPWQNGFEACFSTEAKVPTWDPMLKPAGKAPGKGWAAIEEGEPTKPYGTHYWNSAGEIVKDNLRGDDSKIIMDRALPFIKSSTRAEKPFFCVIWFHTPHLPVVAGPRYRDMYQKYDLYHSNYYGCITAMDEQIGRLRAQLKQLNSAENTMLWFCSDNGPEGNARAPGSAGPFRGRKRDLFEGGIRVPALLEWPAKIHPGTETSFPMVTSDYLPTILAAMELPVQADRPIDGMNLWPVFANKVKHRQQPIGFQFQKNAAWVTDRYKLLRKQQRSKTEYQLFDLLADPTESKDISKEHPELVARYQTELERWMKSCEQSNQGHDYQTKKQP from the coding sequence ATGTACGTGAAGTGTTTGATTACGTTACTCAGTGTGTTGAGTTGTTTGATCACAACTAGGGCGGATGCTGCGTCACAAAAACCAAACGTAGTCTTAATCATGTGTGATGATCTCGGTTGGGGAGATACTGGCTTTAACGGAAATAAAATCATCCAAACTCCACATCTGGACGAGATGGCGAAAGCGGGAGTCATCCTGAAACGATTTTATGCGGGAGCGCCGGTATGCAGTCCGACGCGTGGCAGTTGTCTGACGGGCCGCAATCCCTTTCGGTATGGGATTGTGACAGCCAACAAGGGGCACATGAAAGCTCAGGAGATTACTCTGGCAGAATTATTAAAAGACCACGGTTATCGTACAGGGCATTTCGGGAAATGGCATCTGGGAACACTGACGAAAACGGTTCGCGAATCGAATCGGGGGGGACCAAAAAATATCAAAGACTTTTCACCTCCCTGGCAGAACGGATTCGAAGCCTGTTTTTCCACCGAAGCGAAAGTTCCCACCTGGGATCCGATGCTCAAGCCAGCCGGAAAGGCTCCTGGAAAAGGTTGGGCAGCGATTGAAGAGGGCGAACCTACCAAACCATATGGCACGCATTACTGGAATTCAGCAGGCGAGATCGTTAAAGATAACTTACGCGGTGATGATTCGAAAATTATTATGGACCGTGCCTTACCGTTTATTAAAAGCAGTACGAGAGCAGAGAAACCGTTTTTCTGCGTGATCTGGTTTCATACGCCACATCTGCCTGTGGTTGCAGGGCCCCGTTATCGAGACATGTATCAGAAGTATGATCTTTATCACAGTAACTATTATGGTTGTATTACTGCGATGGACGAGCAGATAGGACGCTTGCGGGCGCAATTGAAACAACTGAATTCTGCTGAAAATACAATGCTCTGGTTCTGCTCTGACAATGGTCCAGAAGGCAATGCTCGTGCCCCCGGTTCTGCGGGTCCGTTTCGTGGGCGCAAACGTGACTTGTTTGAAGGAGGCATTCGTGTGCCCGCGCTATTGGAATGGCCGGCCAAAATTCACCCTGGTACCGAAACCAGCTTTCCAATGGTGACCAGTGATTATCTACCGACGATCCTGGCGGCTATGGAGTTGCCAGTTCAAGCAGATCGTCCCATTGATGGAATGAATCTCTGGCCTGTTTTTGCAAACAAGGTAAAACATCGCCAGCAGCCGATTGGCTTTCAATTCCAGAAAAACGCGGCCTGGGTGACCGATCGCTATAAACTGCTTAGAAAACAGCAAAGGTCGAAAACAGAGTATCAATTGTTTGACCTGCTTGCTGATCCAACGGAAAGCAAAGATATTTCTAAAGAACATCCTGAACTCGTTGCACGGTATCAGACAGAATTAGAACGCTGGATGAAATCCTGTGAGCAAAGTAACCAGGGCCACGATTATCAAACAAAAAAGCAGCCTTAA
- a CDS encoding arylsulfatase, producing MNFMKSLFSLALFVTLFTSRSLYAVETSRPNVILIMVDDMGFSDIGCYGGEIETPNLDALAAGGVRFSQFYNSGRCCPTRATLMTGLHPHQTGIGWMTNPPGNKRGDSKPPAYQGYLNRNCVTVAEVLKQANYATYMAGKWHLGYSVRDCWPLQRGYEKYFGCVSGATRFFYPIEPRGMTFGNENIKTPPSTTDRPFYTTDAFTDYAIRFLGEHQQENSQKEKPFFLYLAYTAPHWPLQAHEEDIDKYRGRYKIGWDELRKQRFARQKKSGLISRDTRLSPRDKSVPAWDSLSAEKQKEMALKMAIYAAMVDRVDQNIGKLVNWLKDHQQYENTLILFLSDNGGCAEGGKLGRGEFLDIEKRNQETANSYGAAWANASNTPFRLYKHYAHEGGSATPFIMHWPQQIRPSQEWFREPAQLIDVMPTIVDVAGASYPKEHKGKSIHTLDGISLKPAMKGKSLDRAAPLFIEHENNAFVRAGNWKLVGRGVSPAGGLKPEKWELYDVHKDRTELNNLASSHPEKVNELSTQWQAWAKRVNVFPKQKKPVKNRKKRTK from the coding sequence ATGAATTTTATGAAGTCGCTCTTCAGCTTAGCCTTATTTGTAACTCTATTTACCTCACGCAGTCTGTATGCAGTTGAGACATCACGTCCGAATGTCATTCTCATTATGGTCGATGATATGGGGTTCTCAGATATTGGTTGTTACGGCGGTGAAATTGAAACACCGAATCTCGATGCGCTGGCTGCCGGGGGCGTGCGGTTTTCTCAGTTTTATAACTCGGGTCGCTGTTGTCCCACTCGCGCCACCTTGATGACGGGCTTGCACCCTCATCAGACAGGCATTGGCTGGATGACCAATCCGCCTGGAAATAAAAGAGGTGACTCAAAACCGCCGGCCTATCAAGGGTATTTGAACCGTAATTGCGTCACAGTTGCTGAAGTATTGAAGCAGGCGAACTACGCAACCTATATGGCGGGGAAATGGCATCTTGGCTATAGCGTGCGTGATTGCTGGCCACTGCAACGTGGTTATGAAAAATATTTTGGTTGTGTCTCGGGTGCGACGCGTTTCTTTTATCCTATTGAACCACGGGGAATGACGTTTGGTAATGAAAATATCAAAACTCCTCCCAGCACAACCGATCGCCCTTTTTATACTACTGATGCCTTCACTGATTATGCGATTCGCTTTCTGGGAGAACATCAACAGGAGAACTCACAAAAAGAGAAACCGTTTTTCCTGTATCTGGCTTATACCGCTCCACATTGGCCACTTCAGGCACATGAAGAAGACATTGATAAATATCGCGGAAGATACAAGATCGGCTGGGACGAGTTACGTAAGCAGCGTTTCGCACGACAAAAGAAATCGGGTCTGATTTCTAGAGACACCAGGCTCTCACCGCGTGATAAATCTGTTCCCGCCTGGGATTCATTGAGTGCGGAAAAACAAAAAGAGATGGCGCTCAAGATGGCCATCTATGCCGCGATGGTTGATCGTGTTGATCAGAATATTGGCAAGCTCGTCAACTGGCTCAAAGACCATCAGCAATATGAAAACACGTTGATCCTGTTTCTGTCCGACAATGGGGGTTGTGCAGAGGGGGGTAAGTTGGGACGTGGGGAATTTCTCGACATCGAAAAACGAAATCAAGAGACAGCGAACAGCTACGGTGCTGCCTGGGCCAATGCTTCGAATACTCCCTTTCGCCTGTATAAGCATTATGCTCACGAAGGCGGAAGTGCGACTCCCTTCATCATGCACTGGCCACAGCAGATCAGACCAAGTCAAGAGTGGTTCCGTGAACCGGCGCAATTAATCGATGTCATGCCCACCATCGTCGATGTTGCCGGAGCATCGTATCCGAAAGAACATAAAGGCAAATCGATTCATACACTGGATGGTATTTCGTTAAAACCTGCGATGAAGGGGAAAAGCTTAGACCGCGCTGCTCCGCTTTTCATCGAACATGAGAACAACGCATTTGTGAGAGCCGGGAACTGGAAACTGGTGGGTCGCGGCGTCTCTCCCGCTGGCGGACTGAAGCCCGAGAAGTGGGAACTGTATGACGTACATAAAGACCGTACGGAATTGAATAACCTCGCGAGTAGTCATCCCGAAAAAGTGAATGAACTATCGACCCAATGGCAAGCCTGGGCGAAGCGAGTCAATGTGTTTCCGAAGCAAAAAAAGCCTGTGAAGAATCGAAAGAAGAGGACTAAATAA
- a CDS encoding cation:dicarboxylate symporter family transporter — protein sequence MGEVTQKHFKPGLTTWILTSLFLGILCGLFFGDLCAPLKSIGEIFIGLLQMTVLPYITLSLILNLGRISLKQTRNMALTVIVLLIILWCIGLFSVCLMSLAFPFWQKGAFFSTSIIQGTQNESLYDLFVPANPFFSLANNAVPAVVIFSIGLGIALSSLSNRDHLLDPLTVAVQALMRLNRFVVHISPFGIFAIVSYAVGTLPFEKFGLLQAYLITFSAATLLLAVGILPMLISVCTPVRYWDALKVSQTAVIAAFVLGNTFAVLPLIVEAAREILDRYHLEKENSGGSPDVLVPLVFPFPDLGRIIGLIFIPFSAWFYGESLLPDQYPKFLSLGMAGSFAKPAVTIPWLLDLMHIPHDIFQLYLAVGIYTTRLGDALRSIYLFSFAILAAASLSGTLKIQWKRFISYSLLWLCIAGIVIAGIHTVLNYTFKDLYQSKAMIADRQLLFPDVPYTILKKSTPNPVAIMPGETRIDRIRRRGVIRLGFDGKRLPFSYFNEQNQLVGFDIDMAHRLADDLGVAIEFIPFTPNTLIKQLDEDHFDLAMSGLEGTIERATAFPVADSYMDVTLAIVLPDYRKAVFLDFEEFRNSKDLKIAVVSNSFFDEKAHEYFPNASFVQIESEEEFFEGEAGDASILVTSAETGSAWTLLYPKFSVVNPFRKDIRVPLYYLGAHDVEFEEFMEVWLELKKKEGAFQTLYNYWILGKNEERTPPRWSIIRNVLHWID from the coding sequence ATGGGCGAAGTAACACAGAAGCATTTCAAACCCGGGTTAACAACTTGGATTCTAACAAGTCTGTTTCTGGGAATTCTGTGTGGTCTTTTCTTTGGTGATCTGTGCGCCCCTCTGAAATCAATCGGGGAGATTTTCATTGGTCTCTTGCAGATGACCGTCCTGCCCTACATTACACTTTCACTGATTCTGAATTTGGGCCGTATCTCATTAAAACAGACACGGAATATGGCTCTGACGGTCATTGTTCTCCTGATCATTTTATGGTGTATTGGTCTGTTTTCTGTCTGTCTGATGTCCCTGGCGTTTCCTTTCTGGCAAAAGGGAGCGTTTTTTAGCACCAGCATCATCCAGGGGACACAAAACGAAAGCCTGTATGATTTATTCGTGCCCGCAAATCCCTTTTTCTCACTTGCGAACAACGCGGTTCCTGCCGTCGTCATCTTCTCCATCGGACTAGGTATCGCTTTAAGCAGTCTTTCGAATCGGGATCATTTGCTGGATCCACTAACGGTTGCAGTGCAGGCATTAATGAGACTCAACCGCTTTGTGGTTCATATTTCTCCTTTTGGAATCTTTGCGATCGTCTCGTACGCCGTCGGCACACTGCCGTTTGAAAAATTCGGATTGCTCCAGGCTTATCTAATCACCTTCTCAGCCGCGACGCTGCTTCTCGCAGTCGGAATTCTACCGATGCTGATTTCAGTCTGCACTCCCGTAAGATACTGGGACGCATTAAAGGTTTCACAAACCGCGGTCATCGCAGCATTCGTGTTAGGCAACACCTTCGCTGTGCTGCCATTAATCGTCGAAGCGGCTCGCGAGATTCTGGACCGCTATCATCTGGAAAAAGAAAATAGCGGTGGCTCTCCGGATGTTTTAGTTCCCCTCGTATTCCCCTTTCCCGATCTGGGAAGGATTATCGGATTGATTTTTATTCCCTTTTCGGCCTGGTTTTATGGTGAGAGTTTATTACCAGACCAATACCCCAAATTTTTATCCTTAGGCATGGCCGGTTCCTTTGCCAAACCTGCCGTTACAATCCCCTGGCTACTCGACCTGATGCATATTCCCCATGATATTTTTCAACTCTATCTGGCAGTCGGCATCTATACCACGCGTCTGGGAGATGCACTCCGTTCGATTTATCTGTTTTCCTTTGCTATCCTCGCTGCCGCCTCATTGTCGGGAACCCTCAAAATTCAATGGAAAAGATTTATTTCTTACTCGCTACTCTGGTTGTGCATTGCCGGCATTGTCATTGCTGGAATTCATACCGTTTTGAATTACACTTTCAAAGACCTTTATCAATCCAAGGCGATGATTGCGGATCGGCAATTATTGTTTCCTGATGTCCCTTATACAATCCTCAAGAAATCAACACCAAATCCGGTCGCCATCATGCCGGGGGAAACCAGAATCGACCGCATTAGACGCCGTGGGGTAATTCGACTCGGATTTGATGGCAAACGTTTGCCATTTTCCTATTTCAATGAACAAAATCAACTGGTCGGTTTTGATATTGATATGGCACATCGCCTGGCCGACGATCTAGGTGTGGCCATCGAATTCATTCCGTTCACTCCGAATACCCTCATCAAACAGCTTGATGAAGATCACTTCGATCTGGCGATGTCAGGTCTGGAAGGTACCATCGAACGTGCCACCGCATTCCCTGTGGCCGATTCTTATATGGACGTTACACTCGCCATCGTCTTACCCGACTATCGCAAAGCCGTCTTTTTGGATTTCGAGGAATTTCGAAATTCTAAAGATTTGAAAATCGCCGTTGTGTCCAATAGCTTTTTTGATGAAAAAGCACACGAATATTTTCCGAATGCCTCATTTGTTCAAATTGAATCTGAAGAGGAATTTTTTGAAGGCGAAGCGGGAGATGCAAGTATCCTGGTCACCAGTGCCGAGACCGGTTCGGCCTGGACACTCTTGTATCCGAAGTTTTCTGTTGTGAATCCTTTTCGGAAAGATATTCGCGTTCCCTTGTATTACCTGGGAGCACACGATGTGGAGTTCGAAGAATTCATGGAAGTCTGGCTCGAACTCAAAAAGAAGGAAGGCGCCTTTCAAACGCTCTACAATTACTGGATCCTTGGCAAAAACGAAGAGAGAACACCCCCGCGCTGGTCGATCATCCGCAACGTCCTGCATTGGATTGATTAG
- a CDS encoding class I SAM-dependent methyltransferase produces the protein MAFSLTYQSHSFTFETAPELFSPKNLDRGTEAMLSTVTFEPGQRVLDLGCGYGVVGILAAKIVGPENVVMTDIERAAVQFARHNAEQNQVDAVEIMQSDGLNDHHESDFDWILSNPPYHTDFSIAKNFIMKGFNRLKIGGRMVMVTRRRLWYQKKLTSIFGGVDVKEIDGYFVFHAEKRRATYAAKKRRR, from the coding sequence ATGGCATTTTCTCTCACCTATCAAAGTCACTCATTCACATTCGAAACCGCTCCGGAGTTGTTTTCTCCCAAAAATCTTGACAGGGGAACGGAGGCAATGTTATCGACGGTGACATTCGAACCCGGTCAGCGTGTGTTAGACCTGGGTTGCGGATATGGTGTCGTGGGAATTTTGGCAGCGAAAATAGTAGGACCAGAAAATGTCGTAATGACTGACATTGAGCGGGCAGCGGTACAGTTTGCACGGCACAATGCAGAGCAGAATCAGGTTGACGCTGTGGAAATCATGCAGAGTGATGGTCTGAATGATCACCACGAATCCGACTTCGACTGGATTTTGTCGAATCCCCCTTATCATACCGATTTTTCAATCGCTAAAAATTTCATTATGAAAGGCTTTAACCGATTAAAAATCGGTGGTCGGATGGTGATGGTCACGCGTCGTCGGCTCTGGTATCAGAAAAAACTGACGAGTATTTTTGGAGGCGTCGATGTGAAAGAGATTGACGGCTATTTTGTGTTTCATGCCGAGAAACGACGTGCGACTTATGCTGCCAAGAAACGTAGACGGTGA